In a single window of the Spirochaeta isovalerica genome:
- a CDS encoding TIGR00282 family metallophosphoesterase → MKILFVGEIVGKAGIFTLKNTLKPFIKDNDIDFVIGNGNGTTGGFGIGKNHSIYLRKLGINVITTGECAYYKKDIVQHYPKAPYLLRPANYPPGNPGRGWGIYNVGDSRIGVIDMLGLYGYSRVHLSNPYTYLPELIKKIKQDTSTVIVNFHSLTTAEKYTMFHHLDGKVTALIGSGTKALTADALISSKGTAFISDTGRTGAFQSVGGLEPKVEIQKFLTQIPERSLDFWSEQYLQGVTVESDESGQALRIETVNMKCEVEADEKNSHN, encoded by the coding sequence ATGAAGATTCTGTTTGTCGGTGAAATTGTCGGTAAGGCCGGTATTTTCACTTTAAAAAATACACTTAAGCCTTTTATAAAAGACAATGATATTGATTTTGTAATTGGAAACGGTAACGGTACTACCGGTGGATTCGGAATAGGGAAAAATCATTCAATCTACCTCAGAAAGCTCGGAATCAATGTCATTACGACAGGAGAATGTGCTTATTATAAAAAAGATATTGTTCAGCATTACCCGAAAGCTCCTTATTTACTTCGACCGGCCAACTACCCTCCAGGCAATCCCGGCAGAGGGTGGGGGATCTACAATGTCGGAGATTCCAGAATAGGAGTTATAGATATGCTGGGCTTATACGGTTACTCTCGTGTCCACCTGAGCAATCCTTATACATATCTCCCGGAATTGATAAAGAAAATCAAACAGGACACTTCTACCGTAATAGTGAATTTCCATTCCCTGACCACAGCTGAGAAGTACACAATGTTCCACCATCTGGATGGCAAAGTAACCGCTTTAATTGGTTCGGGAACAAAAGCTTTAACTGCAGATGCTCTCATCTCTTCGAAAGGTACAGCTTTTATATCAGATACAGGCAGAACGGGAGCGTTTCAATCTGTCGGAGGTCTGGAACCTAAAGTGGAAATACAGAAATTCCTCACACAAATTCCCGAACGTTCTCTGGATTTCTGGAGCGAACAATATCTGCAGGGAGTCACAGTTGAGTCCGATGAATCCGGTCAGGCTCTCAGAATCGAAACAGTAAATATGAAATGCGAGGTGGAAGCCGATGAAAAAAATAGCCATAATTGA
- a CDS encoding SoxR reducing system RseC family protein — protein MKKIAIIDRLESDALYATYIKSEHGGHHKAFIKIQEDLTFKVDNPSNLFLLKGDSVEIFIEPKNAIALTFSMFIQPLIAFIIFYTSSMLFFKGDSEFFRILTGITGILLSFAATYVFLKYRPQKLPVITKKVSQAEIAAACPAGTSCKSCSGCG, from the coding sequence ATGAAAAAAATAGCCATAATTGACAGACTGGAGAGCGATGCGCTCTACGCGACTTACATTAAGAGCGAGCATGGCGGACACCATAAAGCTTTTATTAAAATCCAGGAAGATCTCACGTTCAAAGTAGACAACCCCTCCAATCTTTTTCTTTTGAAAGGAGACTCGGTTGAAATCTTCATAGAACCGAAAAACGCAATAGCACTAACATTTTCAATGTTTATCCAGCCTCTCATTGCGTTCATTATTTTCTACACTTCTTCCATGCTCTTTTTCAAAGGAGATTCGGAATTCTTCAGGATTCTGACTGGAATTACAGGAATACTTCTTTCTTTCGCGGCTACATATGTGTTTTTAAAATATCGCCCTCAGAAATTACCGGTTATAACCAAAAAAGTAAGCCAGGCGGAAATCGCAGCGGCATGTCCCGCCGGAACATCATGTAAATCCTGCAGCGGATGCGGCTGA